One genomic segment of Catalinimonas alkaloidigena includes these proteins:
- the mutL gene encoding DNA mismatch repair endonuclease MutL, translating into MSDVIQLLPDAIANQIAAGEVVQRPASVVKELLENAIDAASDHICVIVKDGGKSLIQVKDNGTGMSETDARMSFERHATSKIRRAEDIYAIHTLGFRGEALASIAAVAQVELITRTREYEFGTCLSVEGSLFKDSEPMTADAGTSISVKNLFFNVPARRTFLKSHAVEMRHIMDEFFRVALARPDISFEFYNNDTLTYDLGKGKLSRRIAELLGDSYRKQILSCQEETPSLKIYGYIGMPEYAKRTRGEQFFFINRRFIKNSYLNHAVMSAYEAMLPEDSFPFYALFIEIDPAEIDVNVHPTKTEIKLADERTVYAIIRAAVKRALGTNLVTPSLDEQEREENHFSILSRISRGERSTPPDPSPNTQNNAQRAFKQQSALKRADTSQWESLYNQPQHSSYFNFEDDTEEKKEEEENSLTFQSAANRIPSGASLFNDTTHGTSEQPFQIHQCYIMIQVKSGIMIIDQQAAHERILYEHYSLALERRSGVSQQSLFPQTLVLNSADMALVDELQDEIHALGFDFTIFGQNTIVINGVPTDIKGGNEKEIFEGLIEQYKSFQSDLSSNKRESVARSIARRMSVKRGQKLNPAEMGTLIDRLFGCLHTDYAPDGRKTYYILEFDQISDFFK; encoded by the coding sequence ATGTCAGATGTCATTCAACTTCTGCCTGATGCCATTGCTAACCAGATTGCAGCAGGGGAAGTAGTGCAGAGGCCAGCGTCAGTAGTCAAGGAGTTGTTAGAAAACGCAATAGACGCGGCCAGTGATCATATTTGTGTGATTGTCAAAGATGGAGGAAAATCCCTTATCCAGGTAAAGGACAACGGCACCGGTATGAGTGAAACAGACGCCCGTATGAGTTTTGAGCGGCATGCCACTTCCAAAATCAGACGAGCTGAGGATATTTATGCCATTCATACCTTAGGGTTCAGAGGGGAGGCGCTGGCTTCAATAGCAGCAGTAGCTCAGGTAGAGTTGATTACCCGCACGCGGGAGTACGAATTTGGCACTTGTCTTAGTGTAGAAGGCTCATTGTTTAAGGATAGTGAACCTATGACCGCAGATGCAGGGACTTCTATCAGTGTAAAGAATCTTTTTTTTAACGTTCCTGCCCGACGTACTTTTTTGAAGTCACACGCAGTAGAAATGCGCCATATCATGGATGAGTTTTTCCGGGTGGCGCTGGCAAGGCCGGATATTTCTTTTGAGTTTTACAACAACGACACGCTCACTTATGACCTGGGTAAAGGGAAACTCAGCCGTCGTATTGCTGAGCTGCTGGGAGATAGCTATCGCAAGCAGATTCTGAGCTGCCAGGAAGAAACGCCCTCACTCAAAATTTATGGGTATATCGGTATGCCTGAGTATGCCAAGCGAACCCGCGGAGAGCAGTTTTTCTTTATCAACCGTAGGTTTATCAAAAACAGCTACCTGAACCATGCGGTAATGAGTGCCTATGAGGCTATGCTGCCTGAAGATTCTTTTCCCTTTTATGCGCTATTTATTGAAATAGATCCGGCAGAAATAGATGTCAATGTTCACCCTACCAAGACGGAAATTAAGCTGGCCGACGAGCGTACAGTATACGCCATTATTCGTGCGGCTGTAAAAAGAGCGTTAGGAACTAATCTTGTTACTCCTTCACTGGATGAGCAGGAAAGAGAAGAGAACCATTTCAGTATCCTGAGCCGCATATCCAGAGGAGAAAGAAGTACTCCGCCTGATCCTTCTCCAAATACTCAAAATAATGCTCAAAGAGCATTCAAGCAACAATCTGCCCTTAAGCGTGCGGATACTTCCCAGTGGGAAAGTTTATACAATCAGCCCCAACACTCTTCTTATTTCAACTTTGAGGATGATACTGAAGAGAAAAAAGAGGAGGAAGAAAACTCTCTGACTTTTCAGAGTGCTGCCAACCGGATACCTAGTGGGGCTTCATTATTTAATGATACTACTCATGGCACCAGTGAGCAACCTTTTCAGATTCACCAGTGCTATATCATGATTCAGGTTAAATCCGGTATAATGATCATTGACCAGCAGGCTGCGCATGAGCGCATTTTGTATGAGCATTATTCGTTGGCACTGGAGCGCCGCTCAGGTGTATCACAGCAGTCACTTTTCCCACAAACGCTAGTGCTTAATTCAGCAGATATGGCCCTGGTAGATGAGCTTCAGGATGAAATTCATGCTCTCGGGTTTGATTTTACCATCTTCGGACAGAACACCATCGTCATAAACGGCGTACCTACTGATATAAAAGGTGGAAACGAAAAAGAAATATTTGAGGGGCTTATAGAACAATATAAATCCTTCCAATCCGACCTTTCCAGTAACAAACGAGAAAGTGTAGCACGTTCTATCGCCCGGCGTATGTCGGTCAAAAGAGGGCAAAAGCTCAACCCGGCAGAAATGGGAACGCTCATTGACCGCCTGTTTGGCTGCCTGCACACTGACTATGCTCCGGATGGCCGTAAGACTTACTACATCCTGGAGTTTGACCAGATTTCAGACTTTTTTAAATAA
- a CDS encoding secondary thiamine-phosphate synthase enzyme YjbQ: MQMFQKEIKLPSYSRGFHIITHQIEREFEEIRHIQQGLLHVFIQHTSASLTINENADPTVREDFERHMNKMVPENAPYYEHTLEGPDDMPAHIKSSLMGSSVTVPITRGSLNLGTWQGIYLCEHRNRGGNRRLILTAYGH, translated from the coding sequence ATGCAAATGTTTCAGAAAGAAATAAAACTTCCCTCCTACTCAAGGGGATTTCATATCATTACGCATCAAATAGAAAGAGAATTTGAAGAAATCAGACATATACAGCAGGGATTGCTCCACGTATTCATTCAGCATACATCTGCTAGCCTTACGATCAATGAAAATGCTGACCCTACGGTAAGAGAAGATTTTGAGCGCCATATGAATAAAATGGTGCCCGAAAACGCACCCTACTACGAGCACACACTGGAAGGACCAGACGATATGCCCGCTCATATCAAAAGTTCGCTCATGGGCAGTAGCGTTACTGTTCCTATTACTCGAGGAAGTCTCAACCTGGGAACCTGGCAGGGAATATATCTTTGTGAGCACCGCAACCGGGGAGGTAACCGCCGGTTGATATTGACAGCGTACGGACATTAA
- the prfA gene encoding peptide chain release factor 1, with protein sequence MIDKLEAIKDRFEEVGQLIVQPDAMADMKKYSKLSKEYKDLEKVVKKYNSYQDVLSDLKSAKELLSTEKDPDFRQMAKDEIEAKEDEKEVLEEELKQMLIPKDPNDSKDIILEIRAGTGGDEAAIFAGDLFRMYQRYAEKKGWNLTILDLTEGSSGGYKEIISTVSGEDVYAQLKFESGVHRVQRVPATETQGRVHTSAASVAVLPEMEDVEVEIDMNDVRKDTFCSSGPGGQSVNTTYSAVRLTHEPTGLVVTCQDQKSQIKNLEKALKVLRSRLYEIELEKHNAEVGAQRRSMVKSGDRSDKIRTYNYPQSRVTDHRINHTVYNLPSVVDGDLDDFVEKLRIADNTEKMEEGKA encoded by the coding sequence ATGATAGACAAATTAGAAGCCATAAAGGACCGTTTTGAAGAAGTGGGGCAGTTGATTGTGCAGCCTGATGCAATGGCCGACATGAAAAAATACTCTAAGTTGAGCAAGGAGTACAAAGATCTTGAGAAGGTGGTGAAAAAATATAACTCCTATCAAGATGTGTTATCCGATCTTAAGAGTGCCAAAGAACTACTTTCTACGGAGAAAGATCCTGATTTCCGGCAAATGGCTAAGGATGAAATAGAGGCTAAAGAAGATGAGAAAGAAGTGCTTGAGGAAGAACTCAAGCAGATGCTGATTCCTAAAGATCCTAATGATAGTAAGGATATAATACTGGAGATAAGGGCAGGCACCGGAGGAGACGAAGCTGCTATTTTTGCCGGGGACCTATTCCGTATGTACCAGCGCTATGCCGAGAAGAAAGGCTGGAACCTGACCATACTTGACCTGACCGAAGGGTCTTCGGGAGGCTACAAAGAAATTATTAGTACCGTATCGGGTGAAGATGTATATGCTCAGCTTAAGTTTGAATCAGGAGTTCATCGTGTCCAGAGAGTACCTGCAACTGAAACTCAGGGACGAGTACATACTTCAGCCGCCAGTGTGGCTGTATTACCCGAAATGGAAGATGTAGAAGTAGAGATTGATATGAATGATGTTCGTAAGGATACTTTCTGCTCCTCAGGTCCCGGTGGACAGTCCGTAAACACCACTTATTCTGCGGTACGCCTTACCCATGAGCCTACCGGCCTGGTGGTAACTTGTCAGGATCAGAAATCTCAGATCAAAAACCTGGAAAAGGCTTTGAAGGTACTTCGCTCTCGCCTGTATGAGATAGAACTGGAAAAACATAATGCGGAGGTAGGGGCTCAGCGTCGCTCTATGGTAAAAAGCGGAGACCGCTCTGATAAAATCCGTACCTACAACTATCCTCAAAGCCGTGTGACAGACCATAGAATCAACCATACTGTATATAATTTGCCATCAGTAGTAGATGGCGATCTGGACGATTTTGTTGAAAAACTGAGGATTGCTGATAATACCGAAAAAATGGAGGAAGGAAAGGCGTAA
- a CDS encoding rhomboid family protein, with protein sequence MNSILDEFKNAFNRPNNGLMKILVINLVVFLALIFFRVILAFSGAGEIYELILRQLMLPAALDNFIVKPWTLITYFFTHEGFFHILFNLLFLYWFGSLIMEFLGSQKFVNLYVLGGLAGGLFYILIYNTLPYFADAVDTSRMLGASAGVYAVVVGAATFMPNYTIALILLGPVRIKYIAIFYVILSFAQSAGPNAGGELAHLAGAALGFIYIKQLQSGNDLGKPLASFFSFIKSFFVRQPKVKVSYRNAQKKRSNGRPTADTQSKQEEIDAILDKISESGYDSLTKEEKQKLFDASKN encoded by the coding sequence ATGAACAGTATATTAGACGAGTTTAAAAATGCCTTCAATAGGCCCAACAATGGCCTGATGAAGATTCTGGTAATAAATTTAGTAGTATTTCTGGCTCTGATATTTTTCAGAGTTATTTTAGCTTTCTCGGGTGCCGGAGAAATATATGAGCTGATTCTCCGCCAGCTCATGCTGCCAGCAGCACTGGATAATTTTATTGTAAAGCCCTGGACGCTTATCACATACTTCTTTACCCATGAGGGGTTTTTCCATATTCTTTTCAATCTGCTCTTTCTTTATTGGTTTGGCAGCCTGATTATGGAGTTTTTGGGGAGCCAGAAGTTCGTCAATTTATATGTATTGGGAGGACTAGCCGGGGGGCTCTTTTACATTCTGATCTATAACACCCTGCCTTATTTTGCCGATGCGGTAGACACCTCTCGTATGTTAGGAGCTTCAGCAGGGGTATATGCGGTGGTAGTAGGAGCTGCTACTTTTATGCCTAATTACACCATCGCGCTTATCTTGCTCGGACCGGTCAGGATCAAGTATATTGCCATTTTTTATGTCATTCTTTCTTTCGCCCAGTCTGCCGGACCCAACGCTGGGGGGGAGTTGGCTCACCTGGCAGGAGCAGCACTAGGCTTCATTTATATCAAGCAGCTTCAGAGTGGTAACGATCTTGGTAAACCGCTTGCCTCTTTCTTCTCATTTATTAAGAGCTTTTTTGTAAGACAGCCTAAGGTAAAAGTCTCTTATCGCAATGCGCAGAAGAAGAGAAGCAACGGTCGTCCTACCGCCGATACCCAGAGCAAACAGGAGGAAATAGACGCAATTCTGGATAAGATTTCTGAAAGTGGTTACGATAGCCTTACCAAAGAAGAGAAGCAAAAGCTCTTTGACGCTAGCAAAAATTAG
- a CDS encoding rhomboid family intramembrane serine protease: MFGRLTPIVKNLLIINIGIFIAQSLLSINFVEFGGLRYIFSDSFRPYQFFTHLFIHGGLGHLFGNMFALFIFGPLLERFWGSQRFLVFYLVTGLGAALLYSGINFYEVNELKNAVEAYVSEPTPARFDTFVRDNAQFAWQSPEVQNFIDQYYDNPNSTSYINQGKQWANQILERKADIPMVGASGAIFGILMAFGLLFPNTELFLLFFPFPIKAKYFVLFYGLYELWAGFDRVPGDNVAHFAHLGGMLFAFILIKVWQGKRNSFY, encoded by the coding sequence ATGTTTGGAAGACTCACCCCTATTGTTAAAAACCTGTTGATTATCAACATCGGTATTTTTATTGCTCAGTCTCTTCTTTCTATTAATTTCGTAGAGTTTGGGGGGCTTCGCTATATTTTCTCTGATAGCTTTCGTCCCTATCAGTTTTTTACCCATCTTTTTATCCATGGTGGTTTAGGCCACCTCTTCGGTAATATGTTTGCCCTCTTCATCTTTGGGCCTTTGCTGGAGCGTTTCTGGGGTAGTCAACGTTTCCTGGTATTTTATTTGGTTACCGGCCTAGGAGCTGCTTTGCTATATTCGGGTATTAACTTTTATGAAGTCAATGAGCTCAAAAACGCAGTGGAAGCTTATGTTTCAGAGCCTACTCCTGCACGCTTTGATACTTTTGTAAGAGACAATGCACAGTTTGCCTGGCAAAGCCCTGAAGTACAAAATTTTATAGATCAATATTATGATAATCCCAATAGCACCAGCTATATCAACCAGGGGAAGCAATGGGCCAATCAGATTCTGGAGCGCAAAGCAGATATTCCAATGGTAGGCGCCTCGGGCGCTATTTTTGGCATACTTATGGCCTTTGGATTACTTTTTCCTAACACTGAATTATTTCTGTTATTTTTTCCTTTTCCTATTAAAGCAAAATATTTTGTATTATTCTACGGACTATACGAGCTTTGGGCAGGATTTGACCGCGTACCCGGAGACAATGTAGCGCACTTTGCTCACCTTGGCGGGATGTTATTTGCCTTCATACTCATCAAAGTATGGCAAGGAAAACGTAATTCTTTCTATTAG
- a CDS encoding serine hydrolase, which produces MLKKVFQHFLFHMTILGLTQLLAIQLLTAGTPGSRVPREQWIASVFDTLSLEQKIEQLFVFSLYENQDKEDIQRLLQLLNRRNIGGVYVQAENVSAQLNITQQLQHRAAFPLLIGMNARLGAGTSLDSAIRYPSFMTLGAIQNDAYLYDLGAEIAKQCRKLGVHVNMAPVLDIKGGKVQPAAGGDMMSDDFGQAFAKSLRYMQGMQDYGLIPCYKQYPLASPLAMASLGGRASSTNYQEGKLVAQLNFTREGNEISDKSFLLRNAIPESYLYEKYLELEGLAISKPLSGIQGDAAKVAVKTLQEGNDMLLAGAEIEQAINGIKTALAQGELLEEDIDRRVFKILNAKYLVGLDGQLVNTLSQPTKEKTVRWKSEAYMLKQYLYEEAITVIHNKESLIPVRVLDTTSFASLSINLDQEGASPFQEMLDNYAPFTHYYIENSKKNINYNSLYKEINQYGHVMVALYDHPSRKGPQVDRELLTFLKFLRKKSNVTIVAFTQPHHLTDLEEFPSLVCAYEDDPVAQEVAPQILFGAIGAKGRLPVNASKTLSAGIGVNTRGLARLGYAQPEAVGLDADTLLLIDSLAQWAIDEEATPGCQVLIARKGKIIWEKAYGYQTYDKKDPITPETIYDIASVSKVAGTMQAIMFLQERGTINLEEKISTYLPELKGTDKEHITVREVLLHRAGLRSFIPFWSMTKDRKGLNPDLYRFSPEEGYNMQVASGLYAVSSLRDSVWQWTIDSKLLRKRGRRNPSWKPEYNYRYSDLSFYILHRLVERMTNQPMDEFLYQNFYDPLGLRTLTYRPLREFPAERIAPTEEDKHFRDALIRGTVHDEGAALYGGVAGHAGLFSNAHDLAVLMQMNLQDGIYGGDRYFQTGTVGRFSIRQYNDSRRGLGWDKPEYIRDGGPTAPEASYASFGHLGFTGTAVWVDPKYDLVYIFLSNRIHPSARNTKLLTEGVRTKIQSVVYRAMEDYNGR; this is translated from the coding sequence ATGTTGAAAAAAGTTTTTCAGCACTTTCTTTTTCATATGACAATTTTGGGACTTACTCAGCTTTTGGCAATACAGTTGCTCACAGCGGGTACACCCGGTAGCAGAGTCCCAAGAGAGCAATGGATAGCCAGTGTTTTTGATACCCTTAGTCTTGAACAAAAGATAGAGCAGCTCTTCGTTTTTTCTTTATACGAAAACCAGGATAAGGAAGATATACAGCGCCTGCTTCAGCTACTAAACAGGCGTAACATTGGGGGGGTGTATGTGCAGGCTGAAAATGTATCTGCACAGCTTAACATTACACAGCAATTACAGCATCGAGCAGCCTTCCCTCTGCTGATAGGCATGAATGCCCGACTGGGTGCAGGTACAAGTCTGGATAGTGCAATCAGGTATCCTTCATTTATGACCTTAGGAGCTATACAAAATGATGCTTATCTGTATGATTTGGGGGCAGAAATAGCGAAACAATGTCGTAAGCTAGGTGTGCATGTAAATATGGCTCCTGTCTTAGATATAAAGGGCGGTAAGGTGCAGCCAGCAGCTGGAGGAGATATGATGAGCGATGATTTTGGTCAGGCTTTTGCCAAAAGCTTACGCTATATGCAGGGAATGCAGGACTATGGACTTATACCTTGCTATAAGCAATATCCGCTGGCTTCACCTTTGGCCATGGCCAGCCTGGGAGGTAGGGCCTCTTCTACCAATTACCAAGAAGGGAAATTAGTAGCACAGCTTAACTTTACTCGAGAAGGTAATGAGATCTCTGACAAATCATTCCTGTTGCGTAATGCTATTCCTGAAAGCTATCTCTACGAAAAATACCTGGAGTTAGAAGGATTAGCAATCTCCAAACCCCTCAGTGGTATTCAAGGAGATGCTGCCAAGGTGGCAGTAAAGACCCTGCAAGAAGGGAATGATATGCTCTTGGCAGGAGCAGAAATTGAGCAGGCTATTAACGGAATAAAAACGGCACTGGCACAAGGGGAACTGTTGGAAGAAGACATTGATCGTAGAGTCTTCAAGATATTGAATGCCAAATATCTGGTAGGTTTGGATGGTCAGTTGGTAAATACCTTATCTCAACCTACTAAAGAAAAGACAGTACGCTGGAAGAGTGAAGCATATATGCTCAAGCAGTACCTCTACGAAGAGGCTATTACAGTAATTCACAATAAGGAGTCACTGATTCCGGTGCGGGTATTGGATACTACTTCTTTCGCTTCACTTTCTATTAACCTGGATCAGGAAGGGGCCAGTCCCTTTCAGGAAATGCTGGATAATTATGCTCCATTTACCCATTACTATATAGAGAATAGTAAAAAGAACATCAATTACAATAGTCTCTACAAAGAGATAAACCAATATGGGCATGTGATGGTAGCGCTGTACGACCACCCTTCTCGTAAAGGGCCTCAGGTTGATCGCGAACTACTCACTTTCCTCAAGTTTTTGCGTAAGAAAAGCAATGTTACCATTGTCGCATTTACCCAGCCTCATCACCTGACCGACCTGGAAGAGTTTCCGAGCCTGGTATGCGCCTATGAGGATGACCCGGTGGCGCAGGAAGTTGCTCCTCAAATTTTGTTTGGAGCTATAGGGGCAAAAGGACGTTTGCCGGTGAATGCCTCTAAAACCCTAAGCGCTGGAATAGGTGTCAATACCCGCGGCCTGGCACGCCTGGGATATGCTCAGCCCGAGGCTGTAGGATTAGATGCAGATACTTTGCTATTGATAGATTCATTGGCACAATGGGCAATAGATGAAGAAGCCACTCCCGGTTGTCAGGTGCTTATTGCCAGAAAGGGCAAAATAATTTGGGAAAAAGCCTATGGCTATCAGACCTACGACAAGAAAGACCCTATTACACCAGAGACTATTTACGATATAGCTTCGGTAAGTAAGGTGGCGGGCACCATGCAGGCGATCATGTTCTTACAGGAGAGAGGAACAATTAATTTGGAAGAGAAAATATCGACTTACCTTCCAGAACTTAAGGGTACCGATAAAGAGCATATTACGGTGAGAGAAGTATTATTGCACAGGGCCGGCTTACGCTCGTTTATTCCCTTCTGGTCTATGACCAAAGACCGCAAAGGGCTGAATCCTGACCTGTATCGCTTTTCTCCCGAAGAGGGGTATAATATGCAGGTAGCCAGTGGGCTGTATGCAGTAAGCAGCCTCAGAGATTCAGTTTGGCAATGGACGATTGATTCTAAGCTGCTAAGAAAACGTGGCAGACGTAATCCTTCCTGGAAGCCTGAATATAATTACCGTTATAGTGACCTGAGTTTTTATATATTGCATCGCTTAGTAGAGCGTATGACGAATCAGCCTATGGATGAGTTTTTATATCAAAACTTCTACGACCCCTTAGGTTTACGCACCTTGACTTACCGTCCTCTAAGAGAGTTTCCGGCTGAAAGAATAGCCCCTACAGAAGAAGATAAACACTTCAGAGATGCGTTGATAAGAGGAACAGTACATGATGAGGGCGCTGCACTTTATGGCGGAGTAGCTGGTCATGCCGGTTTGTTTAGTAATGCACATGACCTGGCCGTACTCATGCAAATGAACCTGCAAGATGGTATCTATGGCGGAGATCGTTATTTTCAGACAGGTACAGTAGGTAGGTTTAGCATAAGACAATATAATGACAGTCGCCGAGGCTTGGGCTGGGATAAACCTGAATATATCAGAGACGGAGGCCCTACTGCGCCAGAGGCTTCTTATGCTTCTTTCGGCCACTTGGGCTTTACGGGTACAGCGGTATGGGTTGATCCAAAATATGACCTGGTTTATATATTCCTTTCTAATCGTATACATCCAAGTGCCCGGAATACAAAACTTCTTACAGAAGGTGTGCGTACAAAAATACAGTCGGTAGTTTACCGTGCTATGGAAGATTATAACGGTCGTTGA
- a CDS encoding GAF domain-containing protein yields MKKPKFTIGSKIFGGFISLIVIFAINAAVSIITISNSNTLINENTEVIDPSVKAIDEFILLVTESKMLVTNWVYLQNNQEDKEALKDLHSFRYPELKDKLGALLPYWQDTVQRQTVDSVFIGFEELIDIEKDIMSQLVSFEDYEDAMVKWQATEAVESEVLPRTNKLKDQLYKISSLKREEADQAQASIIASSDKLSNIILILCTITILIGLLGAFWLTRNITKPINYLKELIQRLGKGELPQEEKGTDNNKQKVNHDEVGDMAKAVDILVNGLRDTSEFAEQIGEGNYQASFSPLSEHDVLGNALINMRDNLQKVAEDDKKRNWATEGSAKFGEILRQNNHSVEELSNTILSDLIKYLNANQGGMFIVQDTDGDEAYMKLEACYAWDRQKYVEQKVYKGEGLVGQSWQEKDTIFLTDVPENYIAITSGLGDSNPTSILIVPLLVNEEVYGAIEIASFQVFKDYEIEFLQKIAESIASTISSAKVNSRTQQLLEESTQMTEQMRAQEEEMRQNMEELQATQEEMNRKQRSMTERESRIKAVLDTALASFISIGANGELDFFNKNTQKMFGYTEQQLSGINVSAFFKNVGEGEIVSYLREHLHTQSEHTLVNKDGLEFEAEIKLDDFSLNGQSYFIARIVDVKAYANQSVT; encoded by the coding sequence ATGAAGAAACCTAAGTTCACAATTGGTAGTAAAATTTTTGGTGGTTTTATTTCACTGATTGTCATTTTCGCCATTAATGCGGCTGTTAGTATTATTACGATCAGTAACAGCAACACACTGATCAATGAAAACACAGAAGTCATTGATCCCTCAGTGAAAGCAATTGATGAATTTATCCTTTTGGTGACTGAATCCAAAATGCTGGTCACTAACTGGGTTTACCTTCAAAACAATCAGGAAGACAAAGAAGCGCTCAAGGATTTGCATAGTTTCCGCTACCCAGAACTTAAAGATAAGCTAGGGGCACTCCTTCCTTACTGGCAGGATACTGTCCAGCGTCAAACTGTAGACTCAGTATTCATTGGTTTTGAAGAGTTGATTGACATAGAGAAAGATATCATGTCACAATTGGTTTCTTTTGAAGACTACGAAGATGCTATGGTTAAGTGGCAGGCTACTGAAGCTGTTGAGAGTGAAGTATTACCCAGAACCAATAAGCTTAAAGACCAACTATATAAGATCAGTTCACTGAAGCGTGAAGAAGCAGACCAGGCACAAGCCAGCATCATTGCCTCTTCGGACAAGCTCAGTAACATAATCCTGATCCTGTGTACTATTACTATTCTTATCGGTCTTTTAGGAGCATTTTGGCTCACCCGCAACATTACCAAACCAATTAATTATTTAAAAGAGCTGATCCAAAGATTAGGCAAAGGCGAACTTCCTCAGGAAGAAAAAGGTACTGATAACAACAAACAAAAGGTTAACCATGATGAAGTAGGTGATATGGCTAAGGCAGTAGATATCTTAGTGAATGGCCTACGCGACACCTCTGAATTTGCCGAGCAAATAGGAGAAGGAAATTATCAGGCATCTTTCAGTCCGCTTAGTGAGCATGATGTATTAGGCAATGCCCTGATCAACATGCGTGATAACCTGCAAAAAGTAGCCGAAGACGATAAGAAGAGAAACTGGGCTACAGAAGGTTCTGCTAAATTTGGTGAAATTCTTCGCCAGAACAACCATAGTGTAGAAGAGTTGAGCAATACCATCCTGTCGGACCTTATTAAATACCTGAATGCTAATCAGGGAGGTATGTTCATAGTTCAAGATACCGATGGTGACGAAGCTTATATGAAGTTAGAAGCATGTTACGCCTGGGATCGTCAAAAATATGTTGAGCAAAAAGTTTATAAAGGTGAAGGGCTGGTAGGACAGTCATGGCAAGAAAAAGACACTATTTTCCTCACTGATGTTCCGGAAAATTATATAGCAATTACCTCAGGCTTGGGAGATAGCAACCCTACCAGTATTTTGATTGTTCCTCTTTTGGTGAATGAGGAAGTATACGGAGCTATTGAGATCGCTTCTTTCCAGGTATTTAAAGATTATGAAATAGAGTTTTTACAAAAAATCGCTGAAAGCATTGCTTCTACCATTTCTTCTGCCAAGGTGAACTCTCGTACTCAGCAGTTACTGGAAGAGTCTACACAGATGACCGAACAGATGCGTGCTCAGGAAGAGGAGATGCGTCAGAATATGGAAGAACTGCAGGCGACACAGGAAGAGATGAACCGTAAACAAAGGAGCATGACAGAACGTGAGTCTCGTATCAAAGCTGTGCTGGATACTGCGCTTGCTTCTTTCATCAGCATTGGCGCAAATGGTGAACTAGACTTCTTTAATAAAAATACCCAGAAGATGTTTGGCTACACCGAACAGCAACTGAGCGGCATCAATGTAAGCGCATTCTTCAAAAATGTAGGAGAAGGAGAAATCGTAAGTTATTTAAGAGAACACCTTCATACCCAATCAGAGCACACTTTGGTAAATAAAGACGGGCTGGAGTTCGAGGCTGAGATTAAGCTTGATGATTTTAGTCTGAATGGGCAGTCTTACTTTATCGCCAGAATTGTAGACGTCAAGGCATATGCCAACCAATCGGTAACATAG